One region of Vitis vinifera cultivar Pinot Noir 40024 chromosome 1, ASM3070453v1 genomic DNA includes:
- the AP1 gene encoding apetala1 (The RefSeq protein has 1 substitution compared to this genomic sequence) translates to MGRGRVQLKRIENKINRQVTFSKRRTGLLKKAHEISVLCDAEVALIVFSTKGKLFEYSTDSCMEKILDRYERYSYAERQLTATDPESQGNWSLEYSKLKAKIELLQRSQRHFLGEDLDSLSLKELQNLEQQLDSALKHIRSRKNQLMYESISELQRKEKAMQEQNNMLAKEIKEKEKTVAQQTHWEQQNHGLNTSSFLLPQQLPCLNMGGTYQGEAHGARRNELDLTLEPIYPSHLGCFTT, encoded by the exons ATGGGAAGAGGTAGGGTTCAGCTGAAGCGCATAGAGAACAAGATCAATCGCCAAGTCACCTTCTCCAAGAGGAGGACTGGGTTGCTGAAGAAAGCTCATGAGATCTCGGTCTTGTGTGATGCAGAGGTTGCTTTGATTGTCTTCTCCACTAAAGGAAAGCTGTTTGAGTACTCAACTGATTCTTG CATGGAGAAGATCCTTGATCGCTATGAAAGATATTCTTATGCAGAGAGGCAGCTGACTGCAACTGATCCTGAATCACAG GGAAACTGGTCCCTTGAGTACTCCAAACTTAAGGCAAAGATTGAGCTTTTACAAAGAAGCCAAAG GCACTTTTTGGGGGAAGATCTGGATTCACTGAGTCTGAAAGAGCTCCAAAATTTGGAACAGCAGCTTGATACCGCTCTTAAACACATTCGATCAAGAAAA AACCAGCTAATGTATGAGTCAATTTCTGAACTTCAGAGGAAG GAAAAGGCAATGCAGGAGCAAAATAACATGCTAGCTAAGGAG atcaaggagaaggagaagactGTGGCACAGCAGACACATTGGGAGCAGCAAAACCATGGTCTTAATACATCATCCTTCCTACTGCCACAGCAGCTTCCCTGTCTAAACATGGG TGGGACTTACCAGGGAGAAGCACATGGAGCAAGGAGGAATGAGCTGGACCTTACGCTTGAACCAATATATCCCTCCCACCTTGGATGCTTCACGACGTGA